CGCAGTGGCGCGTCCCCCACAGCGACCGCAGCGTGGAGCGCCAGACGCTGCGCGGAATGGGGCTCTATCCCACCAAGGACCTATATCAACGGGCCCGTCTCTGCGTGTCCTGCCACCTGGGGGACGCAACCCGCCAGGTCGACCATGAGCTGATCGCGGCGGGGCACCCCGAGCTGACCTTCGAACTCGACACCTTCACGGCCCGCATGCCGCCCCATTGGGAGCGCGACACATCCTCGGAGGGGGCCCGCCAATGGGCGCTGGGACAGGCTCAGGCGCTGGGTCAGACCATGCGCCTTTTGGCGCGCCGCATCGAGAATCCCTCCTGGGGAGCCTTTCCCGATTTCGCGTCCTTCGAGTGCGCCTCTTGCCATCACCCCTACCCCTCCGCCCAGCGGCAGCAGCGAGGCTATCAGGGACACCCCGGCTATCCCGCCCTGCGGCCTTCGCAACGCCTGATCCTGAGCCGTTTTCTGCAAGCCCTGGAACCCGAGATGCACCAAGCCCTGCAATCGCATCTGGAAGACCTGACGGAAGGTCTGCATGGAAGCGGGGGCAGCCGCCAAAGGGCCCGCCAAGCCGCCCTGGAGCTGGCCGCCTGGACCGATTCGCTTTCCCGGCGCCTGCAGTCCATCGACTATTCAGCTTCCCGCCTGCAAACAGCCATCAGCGCCATCAGCGGCGACGCCGAAGAGCTTGCGGCCCAGGGATTCAGGACCGCTGAACAGGCCCGATGGGCAGTGGAGGCGCTTTACCAAAGCTATCGGGCCCAGAGCGGAACCAATGCTGAGATCGAAAGGCAGATCGAGCGGCTGGAGACGGTCCTGCGCGGCCGATACCCCACGGAGGCAAGCGAATGAAGACCGCTTCACCGATCAGAGTCGTGACGCTTCTGGGCGCTGCCTGCCTGCTCTGGCTGGCGGCCATCGGCGCGCTGGCGGCCACCGGGCCCCAGCAGGATGAGTCCGCTGCCAGGCCGCAGCAAGCTGTGGCGCTGGGAGCAGAATCCTGCGCCGGGCCAGTTTGTCACGGCAGTCCGGCCCCCTACCTGGACGGGGA
This region of Acidobacteriota bacterium genomic DNA includes:
- a CDS encoding multiheme c-type cytochrome, with translation MATWLLVEPVLQPDPPPSPSSGSPLTRVLWAAPLQQEGEPRYVGIGRCASAPCHGNDAFPVWQEEDRHSKAYEVLFNKQSQTMAGLLRLESPEDSPRCLVCHSVQASGEERADSFDVSQGVGCEGCHGPASQWRVPHSDRSVERQTLRGMGLYPTKDLYQRARLCVSCHLGDATRQVDHELIAAGHPELTFELDTFTARMPPHWERDTSSEGARQWALGQAQALGQTMRLLARRIENPSWGAFPDFASFECASCHHPYPSAQRQQRGYQGHPGYPALRPSQRLILSRFLQALEPEMHQALQSHLEDLTEGLHGSGGSRQRARQAALELAAWTDSLSRRLQSIDYSASRLQTAISAISGDAEELAAQGFRTAEQARWAVEALYQSYRAQSGTNAEIERQIERLETVLRGRYPTEASE